From the Lathyrus oleraceus cultivar Zhongwan6 chromosome 3, CAAS_Psat_ZW6_1.0, whole genome shotgun sequence genome, the window GGATTAACCCATCCAAAATCATTCTAACCAAAGAACATGAATCAATTTTGTAAAATCGTATGATTCAAAAAATGCATCGAATTTCTCctttttaatttaaaaaaaaagtttgATATGTGAATATCAAAACTTAAAAGATTCAaacattcaaacaaaaaaaatccTTGTTTTTTCTACAAGCATACAAACTACTTTgttatagtttttctttcaaccACGCTTCATTATCATCACTCCGTCTCTTTCAAACATAGTCACACTGTCCAACTCAATATTGGTTGTCGTTCAACTCAACATTATTTGTTGTTGTAAAGTTATGACTTGTTTATCGTCATtcacattgtcacactcaaattTGTTTATCGTCATTCAATTAAGTATACGgtattatttattttaataattttaatctatttaatttaaatattcttaattattttagttttattttagGTATTCTATtcaattattttaattttggtttgaattgATTTAACTTAATTTATTAAAATTCTTTAATTTGTTCATATTTTTCTTAAATGAAGGTTGATGTTAAGTATACGACTATGTTGTATTATTATGTATAATATTGATATTGTTGTATTAAGTTTATCAtatattttgaaatatttattttattaagttgtgaaGTGTATGACATATCTATGAAATTTATTTTcatattaataatttattttataaatggTTTAATAAATGGTTTTAATGTAGGTTTATCCAGTTTAACCAATTAAACCTTAAATCAAAAATTTCACCGATTCAATGTCCAGTTTGATTTATAGAACATAGGTATACATGATGAAGATGAGTATATTTACCAATATATTCTATTAGAATAATTAATAACTTTAATTACACTTTTAATATTCCTATTTCACGAGATTGATAAAATTAGTTCCCATATTATAAATTCAAATTGTATTTTTCTCCCTCTAACATTTTCAAATGATATATTACTTATGATACATGAGATATATCATATATaattatatttataattttaaAGATAAAAAATGTAACACCCAgatataatatatgtctagaatacatattatacatagtaTAATACTGGTACTTAAATACATAAGCGCCTAGCGGCAACAATGTATATTTTACATGCCCAAAAGAAAATACTACATGGCACAAAATATACACAAAAGTGCCCAAAATAAAAGCATTGGTTAGGGGTATCCGTTGGTGAACAACTAGCCACACAAAAAAAGCAACAGCGTATACAAGATAAAGGTGTTGAGCTAACGACATAAAACAAGAGGCAGCCCAACTTTTTAAGTTTTGTTATAGCTTTTACATTAAAAGTATAGGTATTAAAGAGTGAGAGTGAATGTAAAACTTGAAAAAATTTCCATTTTTGAAAAATCATGTTTCTCTGCTACCTGCTAAGCACAACCAGGGGCCGTTAAGCGTGCTCTGCTGCACATGTAAAAATATTTCAGTCCATTGATCCACTTTCACCCAGGTCTTTTGACCCATTTTgaacttattttattttatgtttcGTAGTTTAGTTTAGTTTAATATTAAGTTATTAATTTGTTAAAGATTTGTTTTATGTATGTCCCAAAAGCTTGTCTTTGTTTGGCTTGAGAAAACATGGAGTGATTGTTTTAAGTTTGATTGGATCAAAAAGAAAATGTCATGGTAATGATAAATTTTTTGAAAGGATGATACGTTATTAAGGTACATGTTTAATGTTTTCTATAACATAACATGAATATAAAACTTATGCTTTGTACAAATATCATACCATTCATTCTTTTGCAATACTTGTCCGTGTTTGAATCAGTTTAGATCATAGGAAAATGTGAGGAAACTTTCCATTGTTCACTATATGCATAGGAGACCAATAATTCTTGTTTTAGCTCGTTTGAATTATGTTTAATCTTGCATTAATTTTAATTTGTATGAAAGCACTAAAATGATCAAGGCATTTTGTTTGGTTTTGAGCACAACCACTTGACAAAAAAAGTGGCCTACCTTGTGAGCGAGTGAGGATTTGCTTACCCCCTTTGAGCCTTATGTCAGGATCCATTTTGATGTCAACTTTTGGAACTTGTACACAACCTAGTTAGTTCattgttgattttagattggattttgaaatttttttctTGAACCCTTAACTATAAATTGTAGTTTGAATTTTTACCCTTGCCTTAGAAAGTTTGGGAGCATTCACATTACAATGATTGGTTGCATTCAAGTTGGGGAAATTTTTTTGGTTGCTATGAGGTTGAGAAGGAAAAGCactgaaaaagaaaaaaaaaagaaaataagttGTGCTAATAATTTGTGTGAAAAGGTGTAACAATTGTGCAAGGTGAATAAAATTTGTGAATGCTTGAGATTGTGAGAAGTGTTCACTCCCATGTGATTAGGAAAGATTTTCGTTTCAATTACCTTTAGAAATGACATTTATTTCTTGCCCAAGCCACATTATAACCCTTTAAGTCCTTGTGATTTGTGTTTTATGCTTTCAATATCATTTTTTTTTTTGGATAAATGCATAATTTGATCTAGATGTTAGCAAGATTGTTGGGTGTGATTCAAGTCCCTCAAATTTTTTCTTCATCCATTGACGAAGTTGTGTGTTAGGTATGATTCATCTTTGAAAATGtatatttttagaatttttgaCATGTGTTTTATGCTTATAATTTGTTTCATAGTCATGGTATCGTTGTATTATAGTGGCAAGCATTGCTTTGCTTGTACTTTTGAAATTTGAACCATGCATTTGTTTCCGTTTGTAAAAACTTGTTAATCATGATTGCTTCgtgattgattttattttctttaggGTAATTTATTCTTGTTTGAGGACAAACAAGTTCTAAGTTTAGGAGAGTTTTATAAGTGCTAAATTATGGTAATTTTGTGTGTGAATAATTGGCACTTATTGACTTCTTTCAATTGATTTTCTTGCGTAAATCTCAACTTTTGCgtatatattatatattttgCGTTATCATGTAAATATTGCTTAATTTGATAGTTTTCATCTCTTTTTGTAGGTTTTTATGCATAATTTAAGCATTGGGATCAATGGATGATAACGAGAAATAGTATCGTGTTTTTAGGCCTATTTCACATGTTATCCGTTTTATTTGTTTTGCAGTTGCTAGATGATTTCATTGGTGATTTGGAAGCCTTGcggaaaaggagcgaaaaaggagCTAAAAAGGAGAAAAAGAGTTGGATTTGGCCATTCTGAATAGATGGCGTTCTCCACCTGCTAGATGGTGTTATCCACCTCCAGTGCCTGCCACGCCACTTAGGTTTTGAAGGAATGGCGTTCGCCATTCCCCTAATGGTGTTCGTCATTATCATGCAGAATGCAGTTCTGCATAGTGGGCAGTTTTTCTAGCAATTTCTCAACCTACACTCCTACCACTAAGTCTACACGTTCCAAGCAGTTGCCAAGGGCCTGGACTCTCTATATAGGGCCATTCTTGGAGTGTTTGGGATCCATCGAATTCATGCGGAAGCTCTGTCAAAATTTATTCTTAGTTTTAGGTAGAAAATTACTTGTAAAGTGACAATAACTCACATCGAGGGATTGTCACACCTTTTTTAATTTTTGtatcgtttgtactttggatcAAGAACAAGCTTGCCGCCATTTTTAAGTTCAAATTAATTCAAGTTTCATTTTACGTAATTTCATGTTTTTTACCGCTTTTAATATTTGTATGCTTTACCGCTTTTCATTACTTGCATGCCATGCTATTATCAGGTTTAAATGCTTTAATCATGTTGCTTTCAATTAATACCATGCCTTGCTAAATCATGTCGCTTTATCATAACTTTTAAACCTTTAGAAATTAGTATCTTTATTCCCGTTCATAACCTTATAACCTTTAGAAATTAGCTTTGCATTGCAACGATAGATAACATTAGTTTGACTATTAGTCTTTGTGGGTTCAataatcttttaaaactacacgataggCTGTGCACTTGTAGTCATCATCCGACAGACACGTCTTGacgcgatcaagtttttggtgccgtTGTCGAGGACTAATTTAGTCAATATTGTGATTCCTTTGTTGTGTAGTATAGACTAAGGCAACAAATTTTATTTTTCCTTTGTCGATTGTATGCCAAACACTCGCTCTCATAGCAAGGAGTTAGAGAAACCAATTAATGATATCGAGCGTTATCTTAATTTAAAACTCCGAATCAACAAATTTCATATTAAATACAATCTTTTAGATCCTATTATCCCAATTCCAAAACCGACACCAATCATGGTCGAAAGACCACAAAAGCGTCTGTTGAAGTATCATGTTGTTCCATCACAAGTAGGACCACATAACAGCATTGCTGCCCCTGGCATCAATCAAAACGCTTTTGAGTTGAAACCTTCGTTGTTATCATCCGTtcaacaaaaccaattttcagGCAGTCTTACAGACGATCATAACTTCCATTTGTCAGTCTTTGTGCAGTATGCAGACACAGTGAAAGGAAATGGTGTCAAACAAGAAGCGATTAGACTACgtcttttccctttttccttaagagatagagctagatCTTGGCTCTAGTATCTACCTTCAAACTCTGTAACCGTATGggacgagttgaagaaagtcttcttaGACCGATATTTTCCACCAAGCAAAACAGTTATGCTAAGAGCTCAAATCAACAGATTTAAGCATAAAGACAATGAATATTTTTTCGATGCttgggaaagatacaaggacatgatgcGACTTTGTCTGGACCATGGACTTGAAGAATGGTTAATTATCCATACTTTCTACAATGGTCTGTTGTATAACACTAAGATGAATTTAGACGCTGCCGCAGGTAGTGCTCTAATGGGCAAACCGTATGGAGAAGCTTATGAACTCATAGAGAACATGGCTCAAAATCATTTCCAATGGGGAGGTGAACGTGCTACTGTAGAAAAACCAACTCGGAAAGGTAGAACGTACGAAGTTAATGGCATAGACCGCGTCAATGCTAAAGTGGATGCGCTTACTCAAAAGATTGAAGGCTTGGCCATAACACCAACAACTACCATAGCTGCTTTAACACCAAACTGTGAATTATGTGGGACCCCTGGGCACACTAATGCTCATTGTCAGTTATTGGCGGGTATTCCTACCAACCAAGTAAATTACGCTCAAGGAAACCCATATTCCAAGACTTATAATCTTGGATGGAGACACCATATGAACCTTTCTTATAAAAATAACAATGCTTTATTTCCTCCAAACCTAACACCTACTATTCCACCTATTATCAGAAAGGAGCCCTTGTTGCTCCACAAGCACCTAGAAAGTCAAATTTGGAGATCATGATGAAAAACTTTATGAACGCCCAAGCTCAAAAAAATAAAGAATTTGAAAATCAAAATGCTCATATGAGTGAACTGATAAAACAATTGTCAAATAAGTTTGATGTTATGGCTACACATAACAAAATGGTAGAAACCCAGATCTCCCAAGTAGCCCAACAAAAAGCCACAATAGCAACCCCAACTGGAGAATTTCCTGGTCAACCACAACCAAGCCCAAAAGGCCATGCTAACGCTATCACACTTCGAAGTGGAACAGAACTAGATGAACCAGTTGACCCAAGAATCCAAAACCCGACCATGTATCGAAATTCTGGTAAGGGAACCGAAAAGGTAAACGAACCAACCAGTGATGGAAAAGAAGACGAAAGCGGAGAggaaaaagataaaaaaaaaaacCACCTTATGTGCCTCCGCCACCATACAAACCACGTATACCTTATCCCCAAAGACTTGTTAAGTCCAAAAATGAAGGACGATTTAAGAAATTCGTAGAACTTCTGAAGCAACTTAATATCACTATACCATTCACATAAGCCATTACGCAAATGCCTTCATATGCTAAGTTTCATAAAGAGATTCTATCCAACAAGAAAAAGCTTGAGGATGATGAAACTGTTATGCTTATTGCCGAGTGTAACGCTATTATTCAAAATAACGGGCCTCATAAAGTGAAAGATCCAGATAGTTTTTCCATACTATGTGTAATCGGAAGTTATATCATAGACAAAGGTCTATGAGATTTAGGAGCCAATGTTAGTTTAATGCCCTTATCCACATGCGAAAAACTCAATCTAGGAGAATTAAGACCAACAAAATGTCTCTACAACTAGATGACCATTCTGTTAAATTTCCAATAGGTATGCTAGAGAACGTTCTCGTTCGTATAGGACAATTATATATTCCTACCGACTTTGTAATAATGGATATAAAGGAGGATTCCACACCCCTATTATTTTAGGAAGACCCTTTCTAGCCACATCCGGAGCCATCATAGATGTGAAGAAAGGTAGGCTAACATTTGAAGTTGGAGAAGAAAAAATTGTATTTCTCTTAGCTAAATTCCTACAAACACCAGCTATAGACGACTCATGTTGTTTCTTAGACGTCATCGACGAATATGTGAAAGAAATGGAGAAGGAATCATCTAAGTATACTGAAGTATTGAAGATTCCAACACCTCCTATATTCGAAGACGTGGCGTGGGCCATACGTAGATGACAGTCTAAAAGAATATCTAGCACTAACACCAAATCCAGTGCCATGCCCAAAGAATCCTTCAATAGAACTCAAAACACTACCCAAAGATCTAAGGTATGAATTATTAGACACCGAGCTTGAAAGACCAGTTATAGTCAATGCTGACTTAGGACAGATAGAAACCAAAAAATTACTCCATGTCTTAAGAAACTATCCAATAGCCTTAGGCTATAACATCTCCGACTtaaaaggaataagtccctcAATATGTATGCATCACATTATGCTAGAGGATGACTATAAAACCTCTAGAGAGCATTAGAGAAGAGTAAATCCTATCTTGAGTGATATAGTAAAAAAGGAGGTACAAAAACTATTAGAAGCAGAAATTATATACCCGATATCCGAAAGTAACTGGGTCAGCCTGATACATGTCGTTCCAAAGAAGGGAGGTGTTACCGTTGTTAGTAATGAGAAGGGCGAATTCGTAGCAAAAAGAACTCAAACTGGATAGAGAATATGCATAGactatagaaaattaaataaagccACTCGTAAAGATCACTTTCCATtacctttcattgatcaaatgcttgaacgactgGCTAAACATCCTCACTTCTACTATTTAGACGGATACTCGGGATTCTTTCAAATTCATATCCATCCTGATATACCAAGAAAAGACTACTTTGACATGTTCTTATGGTATATTTTCCTATCGACAAATGTCGTTTGGAATGTGTAATGCTCCTACAACATTTCAGAGATGCATGATGTCGATCTTTGATGATTTTTGTAGATAACATGATGGgagtatttatggatgacttctctgTTTGTGGgcaaagctttgaagaatgtaTTTTGGACCTAGAAATGGTACTTGAGAGATCCGTTAAGGTCAATCTCGTATTAAATTGGGAAAATTTtcatttcatggtccgacaaggaatTGTACTTGGTCATGTTGTATCCGATAAAGCAAACATTGAAATTATAGAACATCTTCAACCTTCGAAAACCGTTAGAGAAATTCGCAGTTTCTTAGAACACGGCagtttctaccgacgattcattaaagatttctatAAAATAACCATTCCACTTCTTCCAAATCATTATAAAATCCACAAACACCCACTTTCTAACTTCACAATCCTTTCCTCTCACTCTTCTCTCCTCACAACACCCATAACCTTTTCTTCCAATTTCTCTTTCCCTTCGTTCAACATGCCTCCTAGAGTAGTTAGACCAAGAAGAGAGATTAATTATATGGGAATTATGCTTGCCGAGGGAATCGATGGTGAAAATCAAAGGAGCAGATACCACAAACGTTTCAAGAGGGATGTCTTAGCGACGAGGTGCTCTGATTATGCCTCCCTTCGTGGTTTGGGTTTATTTGACAATGTCCATTGGATGCTTAATAACCTAGGTATGTCTCACTTTTGCTCTTTAACTAGTCCTACCTATATTCGACTTACCTACGAGTTCTTATGTTCTTTTTGATACACCACCCATATAGGAGGATCCTGTACCACTGGCACTGCACACTTTAGGATGTTCAATAGAAATTACGATATTAGCCAAGACCAAATGGCCAATTTATTTTCGTTTCCTCATGGAGACGAGTATGCTTGACAACACCCTTTAAATAGTTAATGGGAATCCAGTGCTCTCGACTTTTGGCAGCAACTAACGAGCAAAACCACCACCGACTAGGAAGGCCTTAAAGCTATCGCTATTCATAACCCAACCATTAGGTATTTGCACCGCATTTTGGCCAACACTATATTTGGTTGAGAAAATACTGGAAGTATAAAATCTAGAGATCTTTTCCTTATTTATTGTGCCTTATCTGAAACCAAAGTTAACCCAACATCATTCTTATTAGCACACTTCCAGTCTACCAGTGTTAGGACAGGAGGTTTTGTTTGTGTTGGAAGGATGATTACATCTATAGCCCTTGCGTTGAACTTAGGCACGGAGTTGGCTACACTTGAGCCGTTAGAGACTCCTTTTACCGACCTTGACTATTGTCGTATCATGTGCCTTATCAAGAATAAACCATATGATAAATATTTTCTGATGGTAAGTAACCGAGAGATGAGGGGAGTTACTTTACCTTGCGTCGCACGCATCAATATGCGAATGAGCGCTAATTGGACTTTTGATCATAATGCCCCTGAGCCTGATAACGAGGATGAGCCTGATCGCATGGAGCAAGATGCTCCCTAGACTTCCACCCATGCATACACCACACATGTTTTTCATGACTCTTTTGCAGGTACCTCATCCGGATATCAGCCCCGCGAGAAGTACGACTACACCACCATGAGGACAACTCTTGATGACATCCTAAGTGAGCTTAGACATCGGGATTATGTCGATGTAGACTATGATGTGCTACTTAGGAGTATTCAAATGCAACAGGAGGAGATGAGGGTCATCATTGATCAGATCAAAGAGACTCAGCTTGACTTTGTCAAGAGGACATAGCTTAACATGGTGACGTCATCGAGCAGATGAATGGAGTGCGCATGGAAGTATCAAGTACGAGGGAGTACATGCAACATATGCCTCATCTTGCATTCAGTAGAGACGGTATTGGACGACACAGAGGCCGCGGTCGATATCACTGAGCCCCCTACTAGGTTTTACTACTCCTTTCTCCGCCTTGTACTGAAACATTGAGGATAATGTTTTGTTCAAGTATGGGGGCAGAGCTTTACCGCTTTACTTTTCTATTATTTACTGCttaatttttcattttcattgctTCCTAGttatatttttcattttcattgtTTACCTAGTTAGTTCTTTTTAGATTTTGGTCGAGTCATACATGTGTTGTTGAGTCCTATTGCatgatgttttattttgtttgaaaattcccttagatttgacctccaatgataaaaaaaattgttatgATTTAATGGCATGACACATCTATAGTATAGTCTATTTCTCATTTATAGGCTTTGTTAGATAGACTTGGGAAAGTGTCGATAATATCAGTATCGTCCTAACACCCTAAACTCCCTAAGTAGGCGACATTGATTTGAATAACCATTATGCCAAGACCTTAATTATATGTTTTTAATAAGTAGCCCCTTGAATAATTTATACTAGCAATCAACACCATCATAATGCACACATGAGCAAGGAAgccgatgcaaataagtgtatgatctcaaGCAAAAAAAAATACATATGATGAATAAAATCTGTGATAAGATTTATcccttctaagttaggtgatcctcacccGATCATTTAGCCCAGCGGTACGAACTATTAAAAATCCAGTTGATACTTAAGCAAAATTTGCTAAGTAAGTGCGAAAAGTTGAAAAcgagatcatagtcactaacaaGTTCACCTGCCTGAATGTGTatggataacgggcttaatgtaATTGCCTAGAATGAAAAAGAGgtttaaaaagaaaaaataatgTAGGTCGAGTTATAATGGCATGATTCTAATTGGTTTTGTATAAGGGGGAGTTTTTGTCGGTGTAAATGCGGATGTGTGTCACTACGATATCCTTGTTATTGTTTTCTAGCACCTATTTATCTAGCATTAGCCTAGATGTCTCGTACTACTTAGAGTGTCATTGTGCCTATTAGACATTGTACTTAATTGTTTTTCATGTGCGTTGGGTGATTGCTTAAGGACAAGCAACAATCTAAGTATGAGGGAGTTTGATAACTATTAATGCTATCGTGTTTTTAGGCTTATTTCACATGTTATCCGTCTATGTTTTTATGTATTTTATCGCCTTTTACTTCCATTTTATTTGTTTGGCAGTTGTGATGCGATTTCACTGGAGATTTGGAAGCCTTGCGGAAAAGGAGTGAATAAGGAaataaaaaggaaataaaaagGAGCAAAAGAGTTAGATTTGGCCATTATGAACAGTTGGCGTTCACCACCTCCAATGCCTGCCAAGTCACTTAAGTTTTGAAGGAATGGCATTCGCCATTCccctaatggcgttcaccattatCATGTAGAATGCAGTTCTGTGTAGTGGACAATTTTTCTAGAAGTTTCTCAACCTCCACTCCCTCAACTAAGTCTACACGTTCCAAGAAGTTGCTAAGGGCCTGAACTCTAAATATATGGCCATTTTTTGAGTGTTTGGGATCCATCGAATTCGCGTGGAAGCTCTGTCAAAATTTCTTCTTAGTGTTAGGCAGAAAATTACCTATAAAGTAACAATAACTCACATCAAGGGATTGTCACACCTTTTTTAATTTCTGtatcgtttgtactttggatcAAGAACAAGTTTGCCGCCATTTTTAGTTTCaatttaattcaagtttaattttacATAATGTCAGGTTTTTTTACCGCTTTTAATATTTGTATGCTTTACCGCTTTTCATTACTTGCATGCCATGATATTCTCACTTTTAAATGCTTTAATCATGTTGCTTTCAATTAATACCATGCCTTGC encodes:
- the LOC127129663 gene encoding uncharacterized protein LOC127129663; the protein is MPSYAKFHKEILSNKKKLEDDETVMLIAECNAIIQNNGPHKVKDPDSFSILCVIGSYIIDKGGFHTPIILGRPFLATSGAIIDVKKGRLTFEVGEEKIVFLLAKFLQTPAIDDSCCFLDVIDEYVKEMEKESSKYTEVLKIPTPPIFEDVAWAIRR